In the genome of Armatimonadota bacterium, the window CCCACCCGCACCGCGTACTTCTCCAGGACCCGCAGCCCGGGCGTGGTCTTCCGGGTGTCCACGATCCGGCAGGGAAGCCCGGCCACGGCCTGGACGTAGCGGCGGGTGAGGGTAGCGATGCCGCTGAGACGGCCGAGGAAGTTCAGGGCGACCCGCTCCCCGGCGAGCAGCGCCCGGGCGTCCCCCTCCACCACCGCCACCCCCTGGCCGGGCTCCACCTCCGCCCCCTCCGGGCACTGCCCGGTGACCTTTACCTCCGGATCCAGCCGCCGAAAGACCGCCTCCAGAACCGGAACGCCCGCCAGGATCCCAGGCCTCTTCGCCACCACCTCCCCTCGGGCCTGCAGGGGAGCGGGGAAGAGGGATTCCGTGGTGAGATCTCCCCAGGGCAGATCCTCCTGGAGGGCCGCGGTCACGATGCGCTCGAGGGCCAGGGGCGGGATCTCTGCCCGCATTCTCAGCTCAGGGCCAGCATCCGCTCGATGGCTCCCCGTGCCCGGGCGGCGATCTCAGGGTCCACCCGCACCTCGTACACCCCGTCCCGGAGGGAGCGGTGGAGCTTCGGGAGGGTGATCCTCTTCATGTACTGGCAGACGGCGTCCTCCCGCACGGGGAGGAAGACCTTCCCGGGCGCCTCCTTGCGCATGCGGTGGAGGATCCCCGTCTCCGTGGCCACCAAGAAGGTCCGGGCGGGAGAGGATCGGGCCCGGCGGATCATCCCTTCCGTGGAGAGGATGTGCGTGCTCTCCCCGGGGAGAGCGCCGGAGGCCAGGAGGTACATGCAGGCGCTCACGCACCCGCACTCGGGATGGATCAGGAGCTCCGCATCGGGATGGGCCTGCTGCAGCTCCGCAACGTCCTCCGGTCGGAACCCCGCATGCACATGGCACTCCCCCATCCACAGGTGCATCCGGCGGCCGGTGACCCGGGCCACGTAACTGCCGAGGAAGAAATCCGGGAGGAACAGGATCTCCTTGTCCGCCGGGATGGAGGAGACCACCCGGACCGCGTTGGTGGACGTACAGCAGTAGTCGCTCTCCGCCTTCACCTCCGCGCTGGTGTTCACGTACGCCACCACCACGGCTCCGGGGTGCTCCCGCTTCCACGCCCGCACCTGCTCCGCGGTGATGGTGGCCGCGAGGGAACACCCTGCCTCCAGATCCGGCAGGAGCACCGTCTTGTCCGGGCAGAGGATGGCCGCGGTCTCCGCCATGAAGTGGACCCCGCAGAAGACGATCACGTCCGCCCGCGTACGGGCCGCGGCCTGGGCGAGCCCCAGGGAGTCCCCCACGAAGTCCGCGAGATCCTGGATCTCCGGGAGCTGGTAGTTGTGCGCCAGGATGACCGCGTTCCGCTCCCGCCGGAGCCGCTGGATCTCCTCCACCAGCTTGCGGGTCTCCTCCTGCGATTCCCGAAGCGTTGCCGGAGCCGCCGCCATGGCCCTCATTCGCCCTACACCCTAGCCGGCTCCCCGGCTCCTGTCAACCGGCGCCGGTTTGTGGCTCCCCCGTTCCTCTCTACTACCGGGCGATCCAGGCATCTCCCGGCTTCCACCTCGGCCAGGTGGCCCCTTCCAGGAGGTGCGTGCCCCGCACATACGGCCAGGCAAAATACACCTTCTGCGGCCCCGTGAGCAGGGGGATCACCATGAGCTCCTCGAGCAGGTACCGATGGATCTGCCGCGTGGCATTCCGATCCTCCTGGATCGTGGCTCTCGAAACCTCCCACATCTCCCTCAGCCGCTCCGGCCTCCTCAAGCTCACCTGCCCCAGGGGATGCCGGATGAAGAAGAACTCCAGCCAGCTGTTGAAGTTCGGCACGTAGGGCATGGGATGCAGGATGAACCCCCTCCACCCCCTCCGCTGGTAGTCCGCCATCCGCGCCCGGTCCACGATCTCGATCTCTGTCTCGATCCCGATCCCCCCCAGGAATCCCTGAACCGCCACCGCGATGTCCCGGGAAACCGCTTCCGATATGATCCTTGTCCGAAATCCATTCCCGTATCCGGCCTCCGCCAGCAGTCGCCTGGCCCGTTCCGGATCAAACCGCACCAGGGGATTTCCCTCCAGCGCCGCCATGTGCCCCGGATGCGCGATCTGTCCCCAGGGCCGGAAAACCCCATGGCCCACCCCCGCCGCGAGGGCATTCCGGTCCACCGCCAGGGAGACGGCTTCCCGCACCCTTCGATCCCTCAACGGCGAGTCCGCATTCTCGCTGTCCGGCCAGAGCGCCCAGTTGAGTGTGTGCAAACCGGAGATCTCCCGGAGCTCCCGGTTCCTCCGGAGTTCCGCGATCACCGCGGGATCGTTGAATCCTGCCACATCCAACTGGCCGGCCAGCAGGGCGGCCTTCATCGTCTGCATCTCCGCGAAGAATCGCAGCTCCAGGCGATCCAGGTACGGTTTCCCGCGATCCCAATACCCGTCGAACCGCACGTATTCCGCAAAGGCCTTGGGGTCATACCGGGTGACCCGAAAAGGACCGGTCCCCACCGGTCTCTCGTCCGCCTGATCCTCGCCTACCCTCAGGACGTAGTCCGGGGAGACCACGTCCGTGGCGCCTAACCCCCCCACCCACAGCAACAGGCCGTTGGCCCACCGTTCCAGATGGATGACCACCTCGAAGGGACCACGGACCTCAACGGCCTTCACGATGTCCGGTGCCCGCCGTATCTCGATCTGCTTCTGCAGATTCCACTGAAGCGCCCGTGCGTTCAGCAGCGTCCCGTCGTGAAACCGGATGTTTCTCCGAAGCACCAGGGAGACGGATCTCCGATCCGGGCCGACGCTCCAACGTTCCACCAGGTGCGGATGCGCCCTCCCCCGCACATCCACCCAAAGCGGCGTCTCGAAAACAGGCACCGCGGGCACGGTGCTCCGGGGGGCTCTTCTCCACGGGATCCCGAACAGCCCTTCGGGCAGCTCGTCCCCGAGGCGCAGGATGCCCCCCCGCCGC includes:
- the nadC gene encoding carboxylating nicotinate-nucleotide diphosphorylase, with translation MRAEIPPLALERIVTAALQEDLPWGDLTTESLFPAPLQARGEVVAKRPGILAGVPVLEAVFRRLDPEVKVTGQCPEGAEVEPGQGVAVVEGDARALLAGERVALNFLGRLSGIATLTRRYVQAVAGLPCRIVDTRKTTPGLRVLEKYAVRVGGGANHRFGLSDGVLVKDNHLSLLRREGISLREALARIRSRAPHGVRIQVEVTELGQVEEALEAGADALLLDNMDLQTLREAVALCGGRALTEASGGITLETVRAVAETGVDLISIGALTHSAPALDLSLELR
- a CDS encoding ABC transporter substrate-binding protein, whose amino-acid sequence is MRVRGKAWVGILLAVCLAGLGLPSRSAAGPAGEVRRGGILRLGDELPEGLFGIPWRRAPRSTVPAVPVFETPLWVDVRGRAHPHLVERWSVGPDRRSVSLVLRRNIRFHDGTLLNARALQWNLQKQIEIRRAPDIVKAVEVRGPFEVVIHLERWANGLLLWVGGLGATDVVSPDYVLRVGEDQADERPVGTGPFRVTRYDPKAFAEYVRFDGYWDRGKPYLDRLELRFFAEMQTMKAALLAGQLDVAGFNDPAVIAELRRNRELREISGLHTLNWALWPDSENADSPLRDRRVREAVSLAVDRNALAAGVGHGVFRPWGQIAHPGHMAALEGNPLVRFDPERARRLLAEAGYGNGFRTRIISEAVSRDIAVAVQGFLGGIGIETEIEIVDRARMADYQRRGWRGFILHPMPYVPNFNSWLEFFFIRHPLGQVSLRRPERLREMWEVSRATIQEDRNATRQIHRYLLEELMVIPLLTGPQKVYFAWPYVRGTHLLEGATWPRWKPGDAWIAR
- the nadA gene encoding quinolinate synthase NadA produces the protein MAAAPATLRESQEETRKLVEEIQRLRRERNAVILAHNYQLPEIQDLADFVGDSLGLAQAAARTRADVIVFCGVHFMAETAAILCPDKTVLLPDLEAGCSLAATITAEQVRAWKREHPGAVVVAYVNTSAEVKAESDYCCTSTNAVRVVSSIPADKEILFLPDFFLGSYVARVTGRRMHLWMGECHVHAGFRPEDVAELQQAHPDAELLIHPECGCVSACMYLLASGALPGESTHILSTEGMIRRARSSPARTFLVATETGILHRMRKEAPGKVFLPVREDAVCQYMKRITLPKLHRSLRDGVYEVRVDPEIAARARGAIERMLALS